From the Candidatus Peregrinibacteria bacterium genome, one window contains:
- the efp gene encoding elongation factor P, giving the protein MYSLGELRVGHTIVLDDEPFLVTYCQHSKQARGTGVLKTTLKNLKTGNTIPRTFQGNEKLQPADVGYFRAQYLYKNGDGYEFMNNESYEQFTLSQEILGEDSVFLKEGEDVDIQHFRETPIRIQFPPSMSFLIQETPPGVKGDTAQGGTKPATLENGMIIQVPLFVEEGDIVQMNTETRVFQKRVQ; this is encoded by the coding sequence ATGTATTCATTGGGTGAGCTTCGTGTTGGGCACACTATTGTTCTCGATGATGAGCCTTTTCTCGTAACGTATTGCCAACACAGCAAACAAGCGCGCGGAACGGGAGTGCTGAAAACAACACTCAAGAATTTAAAGACGGGTAATACTATCCCTCGCACTTTTCAGGGAAATGAAAAATTGCAACCAGCAGATGTTGGCTATTTCCGCGCCCAATATCTCTATAAAAATGGAGACGGATATGAATTCATGAACAACGAAAGCTATGAACAATTCACCCTTTCCCAAGAAATACTCGGAGAAGATTCTGTATTTTTAAAGGAGGGAGAAGATGTTGATATTCAACATTTCAGAGAAACCCCCATTCGTATTCAATTTCCCCCAAGCATGTCTTTTCTCATTCAAGAGACTCCTCCTGGAGTAAAAGGAGATACAGCGCAAGGAGGAACAAAGCCAGCAACACTCGAAAACGGAATGATTATTCAGGTTCCCCTTTTTGTAGAAGAAGGCGATATAGTACAAATGAATACCGAAACGAGAGTTTTTCAAAAACGAGTACAATAA